CACATAGCCCTCTCGTCGGTTTCCTGGCTTCTATACGGTTTCTCGGGAAACTGGCTTCACCTGGTGCTTTCCGCTTTATTCGTCGGAATGGTAGGCGCCATGGACATGCCCGCTAGAAGAACGTTGATGGTCCGTCTGGGGGGGTCGATGGGTGTGGCTTCGATAATAGGGTACATGGATGCTTTAACCCGTTTCACATTTATGCTAGGCTCTTCGGTCGGTGGAGTGCTCTGGAGTAGTCTAGGCTATAGGGCTCCGTTCATCATAGGGTCTATACTGAACATATTTGCGTTGATACCTCTTCTAATTCTTATCTACCCTCATAAGAGATAGTTTTCTGGAGGTCTATAGGGGATGGATTTCCTGGTATATGGCGGAAGCGTAGTCACGATGGGTAGGCTCGGCGTCGTGAGAGACGGCGCCGTCTTGGTCGAAGGCGATAGGATCGTGGAGGTCGGCAGAAGCGAAGAGGTTAAACGTAGAAACCCCCGAGGCTACGAGAGGATAGACGCTGAAGGTAAGATAATCATACCGGGTCTTGTGAACACACACCATCACCTGGCCATGAGCCTCCTAAGGGGATACGCAGACGACCTCCCGCTTAAGGAGTGGCTTGAGAAGTGGATATGGCCTGTCGAGTCTCTCATGACAGGAGAGGATATCTACTTAGGCGCGAAGCTCACAGCCGTCGAGTCGGTTTTAGGAGGCTGCACCACGGTCAACACCATGTACCATTATGCTCCAGAGTTCAACGAGGCTAGGGCTATAGCTGAGGTCGGTATCCGAGGGGTCGTCGGGCATGTATGCTTCTCGTGGCGTAAAGACGAAGACATAAGGCTTACGAAGATGCTCGTCGAAAAGTGGCATGGAGCCGAGAACGGCAGGGTGAGGGTCAGCGTCGACCCTCATGCACCCTACACGGTCGACCCGGGGTACATGCGTGAACTCTGGAGTCTAACCTCGGAGCTTAACGAGAAGTACAGGGATAAAGCCCCAGTCATATGGCATATCCATCTCGCCGAAACCATGGACGAGGCTGAGAAGGTCGAGAAGGCGTTTAACGTGGATGTTAAGGACGGTGTCGTGGTTTACCTCGATAGGTTAGGAGTACTTGGTTCCATAGTTATAGCCGCCCACTGCGTTCATCTAACGGATAAAGACATAGCGGTCTTAGCCTCCAGGGACGTTAAGGTCTCCCATAACCCTGTCTCAAACCTGAAACTAGGCTCGGGGATAAGCCCGGTTCCCAGGTTGCTGGAATCAGGGGTGACCGTCGGTCTCGGAACAGACAGCGTCTGCTCGAATAACAGTAGCGACATGTTCGAGACCATGAAGCTTGCGGCGTTGATACATAAGGGGGTTTCCATGAATCCTGCCTTGATGGATGCGTGGAGAGTTCTAAGGATGGCTACTATAGACGGCGCCAGGGCATTGAATTGGAGCGACGAGATAGGGTCGATAGAGCCAGGCAAGAAAGCCGACCTGGTGATAATAGATGCCATGAAACCCCATATGAGACCCATATACAGCGAGATTAGCCACCTGGTCTATGCAG
Above is a window of Candidatus Bathyarchaeota archaeon DNA encoding:
- a CDS encoding amidohydrolase, giving the protein MDFLVYGGSVVTMGRLGVVRDGAVLVEGDRIVEVGRSEEVKRRNPRGYERIDAEGKIIIPGLVNTHHHLAMSLLRGYADDLPLKEWLEKWIWPVESLMTGEDIYLGAKLTAVESVLGGCTTVNTMYHYAPEFNEARAIAEVGIRGVVGHVCFSWRKDEDIRLTKMLVEKWHGAENGRVRVSVDPHAPYTVDPGYMRELWSLTSELNEKYRDKAPVIWHIHLAETMDEAEKVEKAFNVDVKDGVVVYLDRLGVLGSIVIAAHCVHLTDKDIAVLASRDVKVSHNPVSNLKLGSGISPVPRLLESGVTVGLGTDSVCSNNSSDMFETMKLAALIHKGVSMNPALMDAWRVLRMATIDGARALNWSDEIGSIEPGKKADLVIIDAMKPHMRPIYSEISHLVYAAKYGDVETVFVGGRPIVENREVKTVDVEELITQVSKARDRLMEKVRR